In a single window of the Rhopalosiphum padi isolate XX-2018 chromosome 1, ASM2088224v1, whole genome shotgun sequence genome:
- the LOC132917176 gene encoding protein yellow-like isoform X1: protein MMYKLIYILFAFYLSSVQSSRIKEVFNLKQIYFSPINVTKLKNDTKHEPTNVIPLALERWQNKLFLVTPRFKPDVPVTLSYINITNMESYKNNTPILIPYPNQKMHEISEHNFTSVVKVRADVCDRLWILDNGKINNKQESIPVIHVYDLKTDLHLRTFDLGHLSILNSDITNIELDVTSSTCEDAYAYIPDSKTYRLLVYSWKTNSSYAITHNFFHFDPLCGDINLGEIHYQSQKGLYGIALSPTARDGFRTIYFHSIASTMGFAVNSRIIRSGNYDSDRNVYDFKVMGNRGSNKQATSSSFDMETGVLFYGLLLKNVLGCWNSYSGEEYTELTQGVISLDNSVDMYPSDVRVDRTGNLWVLSNSFQIYSKKDYDQNLINVKIYMTPVRQVIKGSICDEM from the exons atgatgtataaattaatttatatattatttgctttTTACTTGTCATCTGTACAGAGTTCCAGAATCAaagaagtttttaatttaaaacaaatttatttttctcccATCAACGtgacaaaacttaaaaatgacaCTAAACATGAACCAACTAATGTAATTCCACTGGCATTAGAACGATggcagaataaattatttttggttacACCCAGATTCAAGCCTGATGTACCAGTAACGCTGTCATACATCAATATAACAA ACATGGAAAGTTATAAGAATAACACACCTATCTTAATTCCTTATCCTAATCAAAAAATGCATGAAATATCTGAACATAATTTTACATCAGTAGTCAAAGTAAGAGCTGATGTTTGCGACCGCTTATGGATATTAGACAAtggaaaaataaacaacaaacaaGAAAGTATTCCCGTTATACATGTGTACGACTTAAAAACTGATTTGCACTTGAGAACATTTGATCTCGgacatttatcaatattgaatTCAGATATCACCAACATTGAATTAGATGTAACATCTTCAACTTGTGAAGACGCATACGCATACATACCAGATAGCAAAACTTATCGATTATTGGTTTACAGTTGGAAGACTAATAGCTCATATGCAATAacacacaatttttttcattttgatcCTCTTTGTGGCGATATAAACTTGGGTGAAATTCACTATCAGTCTCAAAAAGGTTTATACGGAATAGCTCTATCACCAACAGCAAGAGATGGTTTTAGAACTATTTACTTTCATAGTATTGCCAGTACAATGGGTTTTGCAGTTAATTCAAGAATAATACGTAGTGGGAATTATGATAGTGATCGAaatgtatatgattttaaaGTGATGGGAAATAGAGGTAGTAATAAACAAGCTACATCATCATCATTTGACATGGAAACtggtgttttattttatgggcttcttttaaaaaatgttcttggTTGTTGGAATTCGTATAG tgGAGAAGAATACACTGAATTAACTCAAGGCGTAATAAGTTTGGACAATAGTGTTGATATGTATCCATCTGACGTCAGAGTTGATCGAACGGGTAATCTTTGGGTGTTATCAAATTCATTTCAAATATACAGTAAAAAGGATTATGATCAGAAccttattaatgttaaaatatatatgactcCAGTTCGACAAGTGATCAAAGGATCGATTTGTGACGAAATGTAA
- the LOC132917176 gene encoding protein yellow-like isoform X2, producing MLDRGMQLKHSSSRIKEVFNLKQIYFSPINVTKLKNDTKHEPTNVIPLALERWQNKLFLVTPRFKPDVPVTLSYINITNMESYKNNTPILIPYPNQKMHEISEHNFTSVVKVRADVCDRLWILDNGKINNKQESIPVIHVYDLKTDLHLRTFDLGHLSILNSDITNIELDVTSSTCEDAYAYIPDSKTYRLLVYSWKTNSSYAITHNFFHFDPLCGDINLGEIHYQSQKGLYGIALSPTARDGFRTIYFHSIASTMGFAVNSRIIRSGNYDSDRNVYDFKVMGNRGSNKQATSSSFDMETGVLFYGLLLKNVLGCWNSYSGEEYTELTQGVISLDNSVDMYPSDVRVDRTGNLWVLSNSFQIYSKKDYDQNLINVKIYMTPVRQVIKGSICDEM from the exons ATGCTTGACAGGGGAATGCAATTAAAACATTCG AGTTCCAGAATCAaagaagtttttaatttaaaacaaatttatttttctcccATCAACGtgacaaaacttaaaaatgacaCTAAACATGAACCAACTAATGTAATTCCACTGGCATTAGAACGATggcagaataaattatttttggttacACCCAGATTCAAGCCTGATGTACCAGTAACGCTGTCATACATCAATATAACAA ACATGGAAAGTTATAAGAATAACACACCTATCTTAATTCCTTATCCTAATCAAAAAATGCATGAAATATCTGAACATAATTTTACATCAGTAGTCAAAGTAAGAGCTGATGTTTGCGACCGCTTATGGATATTAGACAAtggaaaaataaacaacaaacaaGAAAGTATTCCCGTTATACATGTGTACGACTTAAAAACTGATTTGCACTTGAGAACATTTGATCTCGgacatttatcaatattgaatTCAGATATCACCAACATTGAATTAGATGTAACATCTTCAACTTGTGAAGACGCATACGCATACATACCAGATAGCAAAACTTATCGATTATTGGTTTACAGTTGGAAGACTAATAGCTCATATGCAATAacacacaatttttttcattttgatcCTCTTTGTGGCGATATAAACTTGGGTGAAATTCACTATCAGTCTCAAAAAGGTTTATACGGAATAGCTCTATCACCAACAGCAAGAGATGGTTTTAGAACTATTTACTTTCATAGTATTGCCAGTACAATGGGTTTTGCAGTTAATTCAAGAATAATACGTAGTGGGAATTATGATAGTGATCGAaatgtatatgattttaaaGTGATGGGAAATAGAGGTAGTAATAAACAAGCTACATCATCATCATTTGACATGGAAACtggtgttttattttatgggcttcttttaaaaaatgttcttggTTGTTGGAATTCGTATAG tgGAGAAGAATACACTGAATTAACTCAAGGCGTAATAAGTTTGGACAATAGTGTTGATATGTATCCATCTGACGTCAGAGTTGATCGAACGGGTAATCTTTGGGTGTTATCAAATTCATTTCAAATATACAGTAAAAAGGATTATGATCAGAAccttattaatgttaaaatatatatgactcCAGTTCGACAAGTGATCAAAGGATCGATTTGTGACGAAATGTAA
- the LOC132917178 gene encoding DNA fragmentation factor subunit beta has product MKGYKITNCAQDKRIGIVGNSLTEVFAKGCQKLKLDGVNVTMMTLDGTVIDDEDYFQSLPAQTLFIFRSNGETFQTGADLVYNVLAAINNDTLKTSIKIKSFMDENIKEKIRILSSVLDVDHNKQINLTSCSLRSKDPEWFQDLDTRAKTKEEFMFKRCQERIRSYMYKTKTDMIKSDFYIQHKNCRQYLDEVYKQFNELLTKNKHHGYYFDRSNSNCLCDKTGTFICEGAWNQSICAYERGTGHKINPYQNRESRIIFSTWNLDHWVERSRSVIPALFEASEMASKVGCSINMNYFYDLLFTTVNLKLVHIVCHDKGQHSSAKCDPNLYLKDKQMINNYVNIHAKNDFIKTKKY; this is encoded by the exons atgaaaGGCTATAAGATCACTAATTGTGCACAAGATAAAAGAATTGGTATTGTCGGTAATTCATTGACAGAAGTTTTTGCTAAAGGATGCCAGAAATTAAAG ttagatGGTGTAAATGTGACTATGATGACACTTGATGGTACAGTGATAGATGATGAAGACTATTTTCAATCGTTACCAGcacaaacattatttatatttcggtCAAATGGGGAAACATTTCAAACAG GGGCTGATTTAGTATATAATGTGCTTGCAgctataaataatgatacattaaaaacttcaattaaaataaaatcatttatggaTGAAAACatcaaagaaaaaataagaatattatcttcAGTTCTGGATGTAGATCAtaataaacaaatcaatttaACATCATGCAGTCTAAGATCAAAAGATCCAGAATGGTTTCaag atttggaCACTAGGGCAAAAACAAAGGAAGAATTCATGTTCAAGCGCTGCCAAGAACGAATTCGGAGTTATATGTACAAAACAAAAACGGATATGATTAAGTCAGATTTTTACATACAACATAAAAACTGCAGGCAGTATTTGGATGAAGTATATAAACAATTCAATGAacttttaacaaaaaacaaacatcATGGATATTATTTTGATAGATCGAATTCAAACTGCTTATGTGACAAGACTGGGACGTTTATTTGCGAGGGAGCATGGAATCAATCTATTTGTGCTTATGAACGTGGTACTGGTCACAAAATCAATCCATACCAAAACAGAGAGAGcagaattatattttctacttgGAACTTAGACCATTG ggtGGAGAGATCTAGATCTGTAATACCAGCACTGTTTGAAGCCAGTGAAATGGCATCTAAAGTTGGCTGttcaattaatatgaattatttctaTGATTTGCTCTTCACAACAGTTAATCTGAAACTTGTACATATTGTATGCCATGACAAAGGTCAACATAGCAGTGCTAAATGTGATCCAAACTTGTATTTAAAAGATAAACag aTGATCAATAATTATGTCAATATCCACGCAAAGAatgattttatcaaaacaaaaaaatattaa